A DNA window from Porphyromonas gingivalis ATCC 33277 contains the following coding sequences:
- a CDS encoding isochorismatase family protein: MVLLIVDPQVDFVSGSLAVEGAPKAMKALAEYMAAHRKEIKSIVVTMDQHPADHCSFVAQGGQWPSHCVRYTVGAAIEPCIAEALAACSAEGIPVEMIEKATTQERDAYSAFETEVPDSLRSAERIVMAGIAGDYCVRQSVLDLERHGLGERIELLKEGIAYIAEEENRP, from the coding sequence ATGGTACTTTTGATCGTGGATCCGCAGGTGGATTTCGTAAGCGGTTCGTTGGCTGTCGAAGGTGCACCGAAAGCCATGAAGGCTTTGGCTGAATATATGGCTGCACATCGGAAGGAGATAAAGTCTATCGTCGTGACGATGGATCAGCATCCGGCCGATCATTGCAGCTTCGTGGCACAGGGCGGACAGTGGCCGTCGCATTGTGTCCGCTATACGGTGGGAGCCGCTATCGAACCATGCATTGCGGAGGCTCTGGCTGCTTGTTCGGCCGAGGGTATCCCTGTCGAAATGATAGAGAAGGCTACTACGCAGGAGCGCGATGCTTACAGTGCCTTCGAGACGGAAGTACCCGATTCGTTGCGCTCGGCCGAACGTATAGTCATGGCCGGAATAGCGGGCGATTACTGCGTGCGTCAGAGCGTGCTCGATCTGGAGCGTCATGGTCTCGGCGAGCGCATCGAACTTCTCAAGGAGGGAATTGCCTATATAGCGGAAGAGGAAAACCGGCCATAA
- a CDS encoding TolC family protein, whose protein sequence is MRFQHYLICTAAVAALAANPLTGQSNMTLEECIDYARRHSSAVALSAAELEQSKADYLQAVGNFLPRVSAGTGASWNFGRGLDAETNTYTDINSFNNSYSIHATMTLFDGLQSVYRLRMAHARREASRLSVREQQELAALGTTEAYYDLVYARQMQELAMQKYEESSRLHRQTARMEELGMKSRPDVLEMQSRMAGDRLALTQADNQCIIALIRLKEKMNFPIDDELVVDDMPADSLSADMAESDSSAGVFARATHHHPVLLRAKLDEQAASDRLRAARGAFLPSVSVSGGWNTGFSRFLNGSDYTPFSEQFRNRRGEYISLNLSIPIFSGFSLVSNLRQARADRRAASVRRGEAERRLYSEIAQAMADRDAALASYRQAKEHTDAMQAAYEAVLQRYEEGLNTAIDLTTQANRLLDARVQRLRAAMTYRLKCKLIAYYGCLSD, encoded by the coding sequence ATGCGTTTCCAACATTATCTCATCTGTACGGCTGCCGTAGCGGCTTTGGCTGCGAATCCCCTTACGGGCCAATCGAATATGACCCTCGAAGAGTGCATAGACTATGCACGCCGGCACAGTTCGGCCGTGGCTCTGTCCGCTGCGGAACTGGAGCAGTCCAAGGCCGATTACCTTCAGGCCGTCGGCAATTTTCTGCCCCGAGTATCGGCCGGAACCGGTGCTTCGTGGAATTTCGGACGCGGATTGGATGCCGAGACAAATACCTACACCGACATCAACAGCTTCAACAATTCGTACAGCATACATGCCACGATGACCCTTTTCGACGGTTTGCAGAGTGTCTATCGGCTGCGGATGGCGCATGCACGCCGGGAGGCTTCGCGCCTCTCCGTTCGCGAGCAGCAGGAGCTGGCAGCTCTCGGCACCACGGAGGCCTACTACGACCTCGTCTATGCGCGCCAAATGCAAGAGCTGGCCATGCAGAAGTACGAGGAGAGTAGCCGCCTCCACCGGCAGACGGCTCGAATGGAAGAGCTGGGAATGAAGAGCCGTCCCGATGTCCTCGAGATGCAGTCGCGAATGGCCGGTGACCGTTTGGCCCTGACTCAAGCGGACAATCAGTGCATCATCGCTCTGATCCGGCTCAAAGAAAAAATGAACTTCCCCATCGACGACGAACTCGTCGTAGACGATATGCCGGCTGACAGCCTCTCTGCCGACATGGCCGAATCGGACAGCTCGGCCGGCGTCTTCGCCCGTGCTACCCATCATCATCCCGTCCTCCTCCGTGCCAAACTCGACGAGCAGGCTGCCTCCGACCGTTTGCGAGCCGCGCGAGGTGCATTCCTGCCGAGTGTGTCGGTATCCGGAGGATGGAACACGGGATTCTCACGCTTTTTGAACGGATCGGACTATACGCCCTTCAGCGAGCAGTTTCGGAACCGTCGGGGGGAATATATCAGTCTGAATCTGAGTATCCCCATCTTTTCGGGATTCAGCCTCGTGAGCAATCTGCGTCAGGCGCGCGCCGATCGCAGGGCGGCAAGCGTCCGACGGGGCGAAGCGGAGCGCAGGCTCTACAGCGAGATCGCCCAAGCCATGGCCGACCGGGATGCCGCTCTGGCTTCCTACCGCCAGGCGAAGGAGCATACCGACGCCATGCAAGCCGCTTACGAAGCCGTCTTGCAGCGTTATGAGGAAGGGCTGAATACGGCCATCGACCTGACCACTCAGGCCAATCGGCTCCTGGATGCCCGTGTGCAGCGACTGAGAGCGGCCATGACTTACCGGCTCAAATGCAAACTCATAGCTTATTACGGCTGCCTTTCGGACTAA
- a CDS encoding efflux RND transporter periplasmic adaptor subunit, whose protein sequence is MDRKIEKKKTLIPRKYYPYAGGAIVILALAAWAVFGNHSTKFRAERARISIDSVRRGEFNDYVRINGQVQPINSIQISAVEGGMVAEKTVEEGAMVHKGDIIVRLTNPMLNLNILDSEAQLAEKQNFLRNTQVTMEQDRLNLKRESLNLRLDIERKKRKAEQYARLYKEKLCSREEYLQAGEDYQYAVEGSRLVMERQRQDSLYRGIQVRQMEESLHNMRRNLEMVRARVEDLNVKAPADGQLGLLDVEIGQTVGAGSRIGQINVLSDYKVEAMIDEHYIDRVKAGLAASFERQGRDFSLRVRKVYPEVRDKQFRTDFVFDGERPDNIRTGQTYYINLRLGQPSEAIMIPRGAFYQNTGGRWIFVVTPDGKRAVRRDITIARQNPQYYEVTSGLHAGEMVITSSYDMFGDAEEIILN, encoded by the coding sequence ATGGATAGAAAAATAGAAAAAAAGAAGACGCTCATCCCCCGTAAATATTATCCCTATGCAGGGGGAGCAATAGTAATACTTGCCTTGGCGGCGTGGGCCGTATTCGGCAATCACAGCACCAAGTTCAGAGCCGAACGCGCTCGGATCAGCATCGACAGCGTGCGCCGGGGCGAGTTCAACGACTATGTCCGCATCAACGGTCAGGTACAGCCCATCAACTCCATTCAGATCAGTGCCGTAGAGGGCGGAATGGTGGCGGAGAAAACCGTGGAGGAGGGTGCCATGGTGCACAAGGGCGACATCATCGTGAGGCTGACCAATCCGATGCTGAACCTGAATATCCTCGACAGCGAAGCGCAGCTTGCCGAGAAGCAGAACTTCCTGCGCAATACGCAGGTGACCATGGAGCAGGACAGGCTCAACCTGAAACGCGAAAGCCTCAACCTCCGACTGGATATAGAGCGAAAAAAGCGGAAAGCCGAGCAATACGCCCGACTCTATAAGGAAAAACTCTGTTCGCGCGAGGAGTATCTGCAAGCCGGCGAGGACTACCAATATGCCGTGGAGGGCAGCAGGCTCGTCATGGAACGGCAGCGGCAGGATTCGCTCTACAGGGGGATACAGGTGCGGCAGATGGAGGAGAGCCTCCATAATATGCGTCGCAATCTGGAGATGGTGCGCGCCCGTGTGGAAGACCTGAACGTGAAGGCACCGGCCGACGGTCAGTTGGGGCTTTTGGACGTGGAGATAGGGCAGACGGTAGGAGCCGGCAGTCGCATCGGACAGATCAACGTCCTGTCCGACTACAAGGTGGAGGCTATGATAGACGAGCACTATATCGATCGGGTCAAAGCCGGTTTGGCCGCTTCGTTCGAACGGCAGGGCAGGGACTTCTCCCTTCGCGTTCGGAAGGTGTACCCCGAAGTTCGGGACAAGCAGTTCCGCACCGACTTCGTATTCGACGGAGAGCGACCCGACAATATCCGCACAGGCCAGACCTACTACATCAATCTGCGCCTCGGACAGCCGTCCGAAGCCATCATGATCCCGCGCGGAGCCTTCTATCAGAATACCGGTGGACGGTGGATATTCGTCGTTACGCCCGACGGCAAGCGAGCCGTTCGCCGGGACATCACGATCGCCCGTCAGAATCCGCAGTATTACGAAGTTACCTCCGGCCTGCATGCCGGCGAGATGGTCATCACCTCTTCGTATGATATGTTCGGCGATGCAGAAGAAATTATCCTGAATTGA
- a CDS encoding ABC transporter permease gives MRTYFKFLSRNKLYTFVTIVGFALSLIFVLLLSFYVRREQQADRIHTDYKRIYQYNVESKNNWSGFICCYPAGTLIREQVPDVEEICRISEYNDKEYIFIGADKQNGLIASHLSVESNFFTFFDGYKLLEGDPKTVLSEQNSAVISSALAARIFGNMSPIGQEISFFDFSKNKQTFRITGIMEPMPDNCHIRPAELLFYQEPKENNYNNGNYALYLKAREGADLTAQLPAVQKAVQGKDVIFAFDEKAEVKLHPLEKCYPEPLFPNEYAMMVQKGNPARTRILIAITLLVLIIAIISYINLTLAQGGSRGNEVALRRLWGSSRLAIVRRLWFESLLLIFLSTLLAVFGMFALEPVFDRLFDTHLYLARHISLTLILLLIGFMLLLSIVCAALPAWFISRFRPIEVVSGKFRRVVKSSFSQIMVISQYAITMILLSCTMVMAVQIDYMTNSDMGYDYRNKLIIDVFGLDPQIVSTMRTEIAKIPGITGIGLTRGTPLNGGNNNSSEYRGRPLSMQIFSIDSVALSLFDLKMKPNGRKADKPDRTLYLSRSAYNDFDVANLPDGVIHWGKAGEFYYCGDAPEVHFGGFKEPHPSYLFIPYPQSSAWSWSVLVGYSEGADPEQLIQSIQAVYSRITGQPYTEILRSEDIIASHSEEERSLSGFLLLFSILALVGTVMSVFAMAALRIRHKQKEIAIRKVVGAREVQILQIIGRRSLWNLLNAFAVATPVSYLVMNRWLQGYTYHADMPWWVFPASLLFVSAVAMLSMLSMAMNAASSNPVDYLKNE, from the coding sequence ATGCGTACTTATTTCAAATTCCTCAGCCGCAACAAACTCTACACCTTCGTTACCATCGTAGGCTTTGCCCTCTCGCTCATATTCGTCTTGCTGCTTAGCTTCTATGTACGGCGCGAACAGCAAGCCGATCGTATTCATACCGATTACAAACGTATCTATCAGTACAATGTCGAGAGTAAGAATAACTGGAGCGGATTTATCTGTTGCTATCCTGCCGGAACGCTCATTCGCGAGCAGGTACCCGATGTGGAAGAGATATGCCGCATCAGCGAATACAACGACAAGGAATACATCTTTATCGGTGCCGACAAGCAAAACGGGTTGATTGCCTCCCATCTTTCGGTCGAATCCAACTTCTTTACTTTCTTCGACGGCTATAAACTCCTTGAGGGTGATCCCAAAACTGTCCTTTCCGAGCAGAACAGTGCCGTTATTTCCTCCGCGTTGGCGGCTCGTATCTTCGGCAACATGTCTCCCATCGGGCAGGAGATTTCGTTTTTCGATTTTTCCAAAAACAAGCAGACCTTTCGGATCACGGGCATCATGGAGCCGATGCCGGATAACTGCCATATCAGACCGGCCGAACTCCTTTTCTATCAGGAGCCCAAAGAAAACAACTACAACAACGGCAACTATGCCCTCTATCTCAAAGCTCGCGAAGGAGCCGACCTCACGGCACAACTACCTGCCGTGCAGAAAGCCGTCCAAGGCAAAGATGTCATATTCGCTTTCGACGAGAAGGCCGAGGTGAAGCTCCATCCGCTGGAGAAATGCTATCCGGAGCCGCTATTCCCCAATGAATACGCCATGATGGTGCAAAAAGGAAATCCCGCCCGCACGCGCATACTCATTGCCATCACCCTTTTGGTCCTGATCATTGCCATCATCAGCTATATCAATCTGACCCTCGCGCAGGGAGGCAGCCGCGGCAATGAGGTCGCCCTCAGAAGGCTCTGGGGAAGTAGCCGTCTCGCCATCGTGCGCCGCCTCTGGTTCGAATCGCTTCTGCTCATCTTCCTGAGCACGCTGCTGGCCGTATTCGGCATGTTCGCCCTTGAACCCGTATTCGATCGCCTGTTCGATACGCATCTCTATCTGGCACGGCATATTTCGCTCACGCTCATCCTACTGCTAATCGGCTTCATGCTCCTGCTGAGCATCGTGTGTGCGGCCCTGCCCGCATGGTTCATATCGCGGTTTCGTCCGATCGAGGTGGTCAGCGGCAAGTTTCGCCGTGTGGTCAAAAGCAGCTTCTCGCAGATTATGGTCATTTCCCAGTATGCCATTACGATGATCCTGCTGAGCTGTACCATGGTAATGGCCGTGCAGATCGACTATATGACCAACTCCGACATGGGCTACGATTACAGGAACAAACTGATCATAGACGTTTTCGGACTGGATCCGCAGATCGTCAGTACGATGAGAACCGAAATAGCCAAAATCCCCGGCATAACGGGTATAGGCCTCACGCGTGGTACTCCGCTGAACGGAGGCAACAACAACTCTTCCGAATACCGTGGCAGGCCTCTCTCCATGCAGATTTTCTCCATAGACTCCGTGGCACTGAGCCTGTTCGATCTGAAGATGAAGCCCAACGGTCGCAAGGCCGACAAGCCCGATCGCACCCTCTATCTCAGCCGATCGGCCTACAACGATTTCGATGTAGCCAATCTGCCGGACGGTGTCATTCATTGGGGCAAAGCCGGTGAGTTCTATTATTGCGGCGATGCTCCCGAGGTTCACTTCGGCGGATTCAAGGAGCCGCATCCGAGCTATCTCTTCATCCCTTATCCCCAGTCATCCGCCTGGTCGTGGTCCGTACTGGTCGGCTATTCGGAAGGGGCCGATCCGGAGCAGTTGATTCAAAGCATACAGGCCGTTTACTCCCGTATTACGGGGCAGCCCTATACCGAAATCCTGCGTTCGGAAGACATCATAGCCTCGCACAGTGAGGAGGAACGTTCGCTTAGCGGTTTTCTTCTCCTCTTCAGCATTCTGGCATTGGTCGGCACGGTGATGAGCGTCTTTGCCATGGCAGCTCTGCGCATTCGTCACAAGCAAAAAGAAATAGCCATCCGCAAGGTGGTGGGAGCACGCGAAGTGCAGATATTGCAGATTATCGGCCGCCGCAGCCTGTGGAATCTGCTCAACGCCTTCGCCGTGGCCACTCCCGTCTCCTATCTGGTCATGAACCGCTGGCTGCAAGGCTATACCTATCATGCCGATATGCCTTGGTGGGTATTCCCCGCATCGCTTCTCTTCGTCTCCGCAGTAGCCATGCTCTCCATGCTCAGCATGGCCATGAACGCTGCATCGAGCAATCCCGTGGATTACCTCAAAAACGAATAA
- a CDS encoding ABC transporter permease: MRTYFKFLSRNKLYTFVTVFGFSVSLMFVILLGFYVQGELSVDNFHSKGDRIYMLRSELHACLSNPAPAYVQELVPEVEAYCRIANADLYIETTDGEKIKTSILLVDSTFFTIFDFKLRTGQPDDVLSLRRSIVLTPETARRFFGNDDPKGRILHDKLTVSGIMEPIPFYSQFPQVDAVVSYDYIEELFGSELLSGWGYFQFSAYFLMKPHTNIQAKAKVLEKIFTGEESPLGLWRSGYAKEVHFVPLKKCYYDPLVITSRFDIRKNDASKVYILLAIVLLILFIAILNYINLTVAQAGFRGKEAAVRRLLGESQKGLIRRYLGESFLITFISFLLGLLLAFMLEPFFDRVLDTRINLISRFTYQTIIVIVSSIVILSFASGLLPSIVISHFKPIEVVKGYFSYRIKSNYSHFLVILQYTVSLILVTCSLIILMQSHFLIHTDLGFRTHGIMLISNNLDSVPQESLRNEIQKIPGVDMVSFSSGNPVNIANNVAFNDDGERAQFTWEMMIDSLFFDFFEIKPKYITQEPREVLFNGDRFRKTHLMPSWATASMVNVVHPDPNTHEFTRGSYKQYDGLTHVMVGILPEIKYRPLNESQDPLLIYPLQRGQYPWTTMVRVRDSIDRKAVEKTILETYKRIGNVDDVKWHWAEDIILDRYKSQTNLSQLISAFALLTVLIMVMGVFAMSLYMIKQKEKEIALRKVNGATVATILAMLNTQSLRRFGIALLIALPVSWWAMDRWLQTFAFHIRLDWWVFVVAALIVLLLSLVSTSLQSWRAACANPVDYLKNE, translated from the coding sequence ATGCGTACTTATTTCAAATTCCTCAGCAGAAACAAACTCTACACCTTCGTTACCGTATTCGGTTTCTCCGTATCTCTGATGTTTGTTATTCTACTGGGATTCTATGTGCAGGGGGAATTATCTGTGGATAATTTTCACTCTAAAGGAGATCGAATCTATATGCTCCGTTCAGAATTACATGCTTGTCTTTCGAATCCTGCTCCTGCGTATGTGCAGGAACTGGTGCCGGAAGTAGAAGCATATTGTCGTATTGCTAATGCCGATCTATACATCGAGACAACAGATGGAGAAAAAATTAAAACCTCTATCCTTCTTGTAGACAGTACCTTTTTTACAATATTCGACTTTAAGCTACGAACAGGGCAACCTGATGATGTACTATCGCTTCGTCGCTCTATCGTATTGACACCCGAAACAGCGCGTCGTTTCTTTGGAAATGACGATCCGAAAGGGCGAATTTTACATGATAAATTGACCGTCTCGGGCATTATGGAGCCAATTCCTTTTTACAGCCAATTCCCACAGGTAGATGCGGTGGTAAGCTATGATTATATCGAGGAATTATTTGGAAGTGAATTGCTTTCCGGCTGGGGATATTTTCAGTTTTCAGCTTATTTCCTGATGAAGCCACATACCAATATCCAGGCTAAAGCGAAAGTCTTGGAAAAAATCTTTACGGGAGAAGAAAGTCCATTAGGTTTGTGGCGTAGTGGATATGCCAAAGAAGTACATTTTGTGCCACTGAAGAAATGTTATTATGATCCATTGGTAATAACTTCGCGATTCGATATTCGTAAAAATGATGCATCCAAAGTATATATATTACTAGCAATAGTATTACTTATTCTCTTTATAGCTATTCTCAATTATATCAATTTGACCGTAGCTCAAGCCGGATTCAGAGGAAAAGAGGCTGCTGTTCGTCGTTTGTTAGGTGAAAGTCAGAAGGGATTGATAAGACGGTATCTTGGTGAATCTTTTTTGATAACCTTTATATCGTTTCTATTAGGATTGCTATTGGCTTTTATGTTAGAACCGTTTTTCGATCGTGTATTAGATACAAGGATCAATCTTATCAGCAGATTTACATATCAAACCATCATAGTAATAGTATCATCTATCGTTATATTGTCTTTTGCTTCTGGTCTTTTGCCCTCAATAGTTATATCACATTTCAAACCTATTGAAGTGGTCAAGGGATACTTTTCCTATCGTATCAAAAGTAATTATTCGCATTTCCTTGTCATCCTTCAATATACAGTTTCACTGATACTTGTTACGTGTAGTTTGATTATTTTAATGCAGTCTCACTTTCTGATTCATACAGATTTAGGTTTTCGGACTCATGGAATAATGCTAATATCTAACAACTTAGATTCTGTCCCACAAGAATCTCTTCGCAATGAAATACAAAAGATACCCGGTGTCGATATGGTTTCTTTCAGTTCCGGTAACCCTGTTAATATTGCTAATAATGTAGCGTTCAATGATGATGGTGAACGAGCTCAATTTACTTGGGAAATGATGATCGATTCTTTATTTTTCGACTTTTTTGAAATTAAGCCTAAATATATCACCCAAGAACCGAGAGAGGTGCTATTCAATGGAGATCGCTTTAGGAAAACGCATTTGATGCCATCTTGGGCTACGGCTTCTATGGTCAATGTGGTGCACCCTGATCCAAACACACACGAATTCACTCGAGGCAGTTATAAACAATATGATGGTCTTACACATGTCATGGTCGGAATATTGCCTGAAATAAAATATAGGCCTCTGAATGAGTCACAAGATCCTTTGCTGATCTATCCGCTACAAAGAGGTCAATATCCATGGACAACTATGGTACGTGTACGAGATAGTATTGATCGAAAAGCAGTAGAAAAAACAATATTGGAAACCTATAAACGCATAGGAAATGTTGATGACGTAAAATGGCATTGGGCGGAAGACATCATTCTGGATCGATACAAGTCGCAGACCAATCTGTCGCAGCTCATTTCCGCCTTTGCCTTGCTCACCGTCCTCATTATGGTGATGGGCGTCTTCGCCATGAGCCTCTATATGATCAAGCAGAAAGAGAAAGAGATCGCCCTTAGAAAGGTCAATGGTGCCACGGTGGCTACCATACTGGCCATGCTCAATACCCAGTCGCTCCGCCGTTTCGGTATAGCTCTGCTCATAGCTCTGCCTGTATCGTGGTGGGCTATGGATCGCTGGCTCCAGACATTCGCTTTTCACATTAGGCTGGACTGGTGGGTATTTGTCGTTGCTGCCCTCATCGTCTTGCTGCTATCGCTCGTGAGCACATCGCTTCAGAGCTGGCGGGCAGCCTGCGCCAATCCCGTGGATTACCTCAAAAACGAATAA
- a CDS encoding ABC transporter permease, whose product MLPLKLAARRLFRQGEHSISKLLTLTLGLSVSVLLLSIVIYQRSYERDFPHHDRICIVKTHGTRQSQEGDKPEELDFSQVSGGVAPAIQEEIPGVELATRTTLYGTSKMILEDNKTYETKTLLAEPAFLDMFGVELIAGVRDSALRDNMTCLISESLARKMGGDVLGKRLRPAESKSDRAITIGGVFEDLPHNSSIQADMLLPITWMPAESLNNWIGNDRYIAYVRLRPGVSPESLDEALLEMQKRHQDMEVFRKAGVELHYSLTPFNRLRLEDPTLVNMLRIQQIVAIAVLLISLLNYVLMTLASMVNRRRVAAIRKCYGAMPVQIQGTMIWETFLYIFLSLVLALLTLILFRKPMEALIETPLLHLISWRVAAALAGVLAMATFFMGWIPGYSLSRTPVMNIFRKSVAHNRLWKLGLLAVEFVAATFLFGLLAITGLQYRHMIGQDAGYKAAGLYYVPIESLDQQQLPVVIEKLKALPEVEGYTLTTALPASSGQSGDNLIDPVTDRELINVADLFYVDEHYLKVYDIKLLEGKNFDAATEKDREIMLSKKAATELARLMNWKDGVIGKNIILTSFGRVVIRGVYDDLMLRRQHLSPYPEKLPSAIVYGDDWLHYLTIRLRHDDARLLHRVNGILSEADPYKETSFLSVEMELLSRFEAAKTFRNTILFGSVVAILIALIGLVGYVNTEVNRRRKELAIRKINGAGEGDILRLFLRSIFRLSLPSVLAGLFVAYLFGRNWLEKFSYRIELNGRIFLLVGLFVLLIIALAVVINLRRIARRNPVNELRYE is encoded by the coding sequence ATGTTACCTCTCAAACTTGCTGCTCGCCGTCTCTTCCGACAGGGCGAACACAGCATCAGCAAACTCCTGACGCTTACGCTCGGACTTTCCGTCAGCGTGCTTCTGCTCTCTATCGTCATCTATCAGCGAAGCTACGAACGGGATTTCCCCCATCATGATCGCATCTGCATCGTCAAGACGCATGGCACGCGCCAAAGTCAGGAGGGGGATAAACCGGAAGAACTCGACTTCTCTCAGGTCAGCGGAGGCGTTGCCCCTGCCATTCAGGAGGAAATACCGGGTGTGGAACTGGCTACCCGAACGACTCTGTATGGCACCTCGAAGATGATACTCGAAGACAACAAAACCTACGAGACCAAGACGCTGCTGGCCGAACCGGCTTTCCTTGACATGTTCGGGGTAGAACTCATCGCCGGCGTCCGGGATAGTGCCTTGCGCGACAATATGACCTGCCTCATCTCCGAAAGTTTGGCCCGGAAGATGGGGGGCGATGTCCTGGGCAAACGGTTGCGACCGGCAGAAAGCAAATCGGACCGAGCCATCACGATCGGAGGTGTATTCGAGGATCTGCCCCACAACAGCAGCATCCAAGCCGATATGCTCCTGCCCATTACGTGGATGCCGGCCGAGAGCCTGAACAACTGGATCGGCAACGACCGCTACATAGCCTACGTCCGTCTGCGTCCCGGCGTGTCGCCCGAGAGCCTCGACGAAGCTCTCCTGGAGATGCAAAAGCGGCATCAGGATATGGAAGTCTTCCGCAAAGCAGGAGTGGAATTGCACTATTCCCTTACGCCCTTCAATCGCTTGCGTCTGGAAGATCCCACTTTGGTCAATATGCTGCGAATCCAGCAGATCGTGGCCATAGCGGTGCTGCTTATTTCGCTGCTGAACTACGTACTCATGACCCTCGCCTCCATGGTCAACCGCCGGCGTGTAGCTGCCATTCGCAAGTGTTACGGAGCCATGCCCGTGCAGATACAGGGTACGATGATCTGGGAGACCTTCCTCTATATCTTCCTCTCCCTCGTGCTGGCCCTCCTGACCCTTATCCTCTTCCGCAAGCCGATGGAGGCTCTGATCGAAACTCCGCTGCTGCATCTGATCTCGTGGCGCGTAGCCGCAGCCTTGGCCGGAGTATTGGCCATGGCTACTTTCTTCATGGGATGGATCCCCGGCTACTCCCTGTCCCGTACACCGGTGATGAATATCTTTCGCAAGTCGGTAGCACACAATCGGCTCTGGAAGCTGGGACTGCTGGCTGTAGAATTTGTGGCGGCCACTTTCCTCTTCGGCCTTTTGGCTATCACCGGTCTGCAATACCGGCACATGATAGGGCAGGATGCCGGATACAAAGCCGCCGGACTGTATTATGTCCCCATCGAGTCGCTGGATCAGCAGCAACTCCCTGTCGTGATCGAAAAGCTCAAGGCACTGCCCGAAGTGGAGGGCTACACGCTGACGACCGCCTTGCCGGCTTCTTCCGGCCAGAGTGGAGATAACCTTATCGACCCCGTTACGGATCGTGAGCTGATCAATGTGGCCGACCTCTTCTACGTGGACGAACACTATCTGAAGGTCTACGACATCAAGCTGCTCGAAGGGAAAAACTTCGACGCTGCCACCGAAAAGGACAGAGAGATCATGCTCAGCAAGAAAGCGGCTACCGAATTGGCTCGGCTGATGAATTGGAAAGACGGTGTCATCGGCAAGAATATCATCCTGACTTCCTTCGGGCGAGTGGTGATTCGCGGTGTGTACGACGATCTCATGCTCCGCCGTCAGCACCTGAGCCCTTACCCCGAAAAGCTCCCTTCCGCCATCGTCTATGGGGACGATTGGCTGCATTATCTGACGATCCGCCTTCGCCATGACGATGCCCGGCTCCTCCATCGCGTGAATGGCATCCTCTCCGAAGCCGATCCCTACAAGGAGACTTCTTTCCTCAGTGTGGAGATGGAGCTTCTCAGTCGCTTCGAGGCAGCCAAGACTTTTCGCAATACGATCCTCTTCGGCAGTGTCGTGGCTATCCTGATCGCTCTGATCGGGCTGGTCGGCTATGTGAATACGGAGGTCAATCGCCGTCGCAAGGAGCTGGCCATTCGCAAGATCAACGGAGCCGGAGAGGGCGACATCTTGCGACTCTTCCTCCGCTCCATTTTCCGGCTCAGCCTGCCGAGTGTGCTTGCCGGACTTTTCGTCGCTTATCTCTTCGGTCGGAACTGGCTGGAGAAGTTCAGCTATCGAATCGAATTGAACGGCCGGATTTTCCTCCTTGTAGGTCTGTTCGTCCTCTTGATTATTGCATTGGCCGTTGTCATCAACCTCCGGCGCATAGCTCGCCGCAACCCTGTCAATGAACTCCGATACGAATAA
- a CDS encoding ABC transporter ATP-binding protein: protein MIEISNLTKVFRTEEIETVALDGVSLKVDKGEFIAIMGPSGCGKSTLLNILGLLDNPTSGIYKLDGAEVGNLREKDRTAVRKGNIGFVFQSFNLIEEMTVSENVELPLVYLGVKASERKERVEEALRKMSISHRAGHFPNQLSGGQQQRVAIARAVVANPKLILADEPTGNLDSKNGADVMELLRGLNREGATIVMVTHSEHDARSAGRIINLFDGKIR from the coding sequence ATGATTGAAATCAGCAACCTCACCAAGGTTTTCAGAACAGAAGAAATAGAGACGGTAGCCCTCGATGGCGTATCGCTCAAAGTGGACAAAGGCGAATTTATCGCCATAATGGGGCCTTCGGGATGCGGTAAGTCCACTCTGCTCAATATCCTCGGCCTTCTCGACAATCCCACTTCCGGTATCTACAAGCTCGATGGGGCAGAAGTGGGCAACCTCCGGGAAAAAGACAGGACTGCCGTCCGTAAGGGCAATATCGGCTTCGTATTCCAGAGCTTCAACCTCATCGAAGAGATGACGGTAAGCGAGAACGTGGAGTTGCCGCTCGTCTATCTCGGTGTGAAGGCCTCCGAGCGGAAAGAGCGAGTGGAGGAGGCTCTGCGCAAGATGAGCATCAGCCACCGAGCCGGCCACTTCCCCAATCAGCTCTCCGGAGGACAACAGCAGCGCGTGGCTATCGCCCGTGCCGTGGTGGCCAATCCGAAGCTCATCCTCGCCGATGAACCTACGGGTAACCTCGACTCCAAAAACGGAGCCGATGTCATGGAACTGCTCAGAGGTCTCAATCGCGAAGGTGCAACCATCGTCATGGTGACGCACTCCGAGCACGATGCACGTAGTGCCGGCCGCATCATCAATCTGTTCGACGGTAAGATTCGCTAA